A genomic region of Prevotella scopos JCM 17725 contains the following coding sequences:
- a CDS encoding cupin domain-containing protein: MIIDFDKIAEEHIEGFKGGEGKLDLRAFVDDKARIMYSTLRPGASSGKHQHVGTFEVMYVISGELTVHYDDTTEVARVGQLHYCPEGHFHWFENCTDHDVLYLAIVPTLK, translated from the coding sequence ATGATAATTGATTTTGACAAGATTGCCGAAGAGCATATAGAAGGCTTTAAAGGCGGTGAAGGAAAATTGGACTTACGTGCTTTTGTTGATGATAAGGCGCGTATCATGTACTCAACTTTGCGTCCAGGTGCAAGCAGTGGTAAGCATCAGCATGTAGGTACATTTGAGGTGATGTATGTTATCAGTGGTGAACTGACCGTTCATTATGATGATACAACGGAGGTTGCAAGGGTAGGGCAGTTGCACTATTGTCCGGAAGGTCACTTTCATTGGTTTGAGAATTGTACTGATCACGATGTTCTTTATCTTGCTATTGTCCCTACGTTGAAATAA